DNA from Dehalococcoidia bacterium:
CGCCGGCATTGAAACCATCTGTATCTGTAAATCTGGAAGGAGAACACCATCATGGACAGGGCAATCGAGCGCGTCCGCAAGTTTCAGACCGGCGAGCTGCCGGGCGGGCCGGTTGTCGAACTGCTGGGCCTGACCATCACCGAGGTCGAACACGGCCGCCTGGTGATGGAGATGGAGAGCGGCCCCGCGTTCGCCAATCCGATGGGCACCATGCACGGGGGCATCCTCACCGCCCTGGCCGATTCGGCGATGGGCATGGCCTACGTCTCGACGCTGGGCGAGGAGGAGAGTTTCACCACGCTGGAGCTGAAAATCAACTTTCTCAAGCCGGTCTGGCGCGGCCGGCTGACCGCTGAGGCGCGGCTGAAGAAGGGCGGCAGCACGGTGGGCCTGGTCGAGTGCGACGTGCGCGACGCCAGGGGCAGCCTCGTTGCCTACGCTGTGAGCACC
Protein-coding regions in this window:
- a CDS encoding PaaI family thioesterase produces the protein MDRAIERVRKFQTGELPGGPVVELLGLTITEVEHGRLVMEMESGPAFANPMGTMHGGILTALADSAMGMAYVSTLGEEESFTTLELKINFLKPVWRGRLTAEARLKKGGSTVGLVECDVRDARGSLVAYAVSTCMTLRGEQAMGRMPAA